The Leclercia adecarboxylata region CTCACCGGGTTGGCGACGGTGGCGGTAAAGCACTCAATCAGGTGGCAGAGGGCGTCAATCCCGGTAGAAGAGGCAATATGCGGCGGCATGCTGGTGGTCAGTTCCGGCAGCAGGGCCACATAATCCGGGAGCAGAACCGGGGAGATAATGCCGATTTTGGTGCTCTGCTCAGGAATGGCGAGGATGGCGTTCGGCGTGGCTTCAGAGCCGGTACCGGCGCTGGCCGGGATCAGCAGCGACGCGAGGCGTTCGGTCGGTTTTTCGCCCGCCAGCAGGGCGTCCAGCCCGGGGGACGCCGGATGGCACAGCACGGAGAGCAGCTTCGCCACATCCAGTACGCTGCCGCCGCCCACCCCCACCACCAGATCAAAGGCGGTATCGTCGATCCCCGCCAGCAGGGCGTGAACGTCGTGATGCGTTGGCTCCGGCGGCACGCTCTCAATCACGCTGAGGCTCCGGTTGTCGGCTTCCAGCAGGGTGCGGATGGCACGGGCGGCGTCCAGACGGGCAATATTGCCGTCGGTGACCAGTAAAAGACGCGTCTTGCCTGCCAGCAGTGGCGCAAGGGCCGGAATCGCACCCGCACCGCTGATAATCGTACTGTTAATGGTTAACACATTGCTCTCCTGTTGCTGTGTCCGTGATTGATTTCGCTCAACGCAGACAATCACACTCATCGTGTGTCTAAATTTATAATTTATTCGCAAACCGAATAACTTGATCTTGCTCACATATAATCAATCATGATTGAATATAATCATTAACAGGAAATGCGAACCTTTGGGGATGAGAGTGAACAACCTGAACAGAGACGTCGTAGTCATTGCCGACGACTTTACCGGTGCCAACGATGCCGGTGTGAGCCTGGCGCTAAGCGGCAAGAAAGTCAGCGTGGCCTTTAAGACGCCTTTCACCGACACCACCGATGCGCTGGTTATTAATAGCGACAGCCGGGCGATGAAGGCATCAGAGGCGGCTGAAAAACTGGCCCAGTATGCCACCGACGTTCACGCCGCACGCTGGCTGATTAAGAAAATTGACTCGACGCTTCGCGGCAACCCGGGAGCCGAAGTTGAGGCGCTGCTCAGGCTCAGCGGTAAACGTCAGGCGATTATCGCCCCGACGTTCCCGGCTGCCGGGCGCACGACAGAAAACGGCCTCTGCCTCGTAAAGGGCGTGCCGGTGACCGAAACCGAATTTGCCAGCGACCCGAAAACCCCGGTGCGCCATGCGCACATCGCGGCGGTGCTGGCGGAACAAACCGCGCTTGCCAGCGTGGTGGTCAAGCCTGAGCAGCTCGCGGCGGCCTTAGCGAGTGAGGCCCGTTTAGTGATTGTGGATGCCCGCAGTGATGAGGAGCTGGATGAGATTATCGCCGCGGCTTTTAGCTGCAGTACGCGTCCGCTGCTGGTGGGCTCGGCCGGGCTGTGTGATGCCCTGGCGCGCCGACTTGCCACCCCGCGCCAGCTGCTGGCAGTCATTGGTTCGATGAGTGAAATTGCTCAGCAGCAGATCCGGTATGTGCGCGGTGAGGACAATGTCAGCACGGTGTTAATAGATATCAATGATGTGTTTAACGGGGCGATGGCGGGATACCAGCAGCAGATTGCTGCCGCGCTGGCGAAAGGCCAGCACTGCCTGGTGCATACCTGCGCCGACACCGGGGCCCGCCATCAGATAGACAGGCTGTGCGAACAGCGCGGGTTAAGCCGCGCCGCGCTAGGGGAGACCATCAGCGCGTTTCTCGGGGAGCTTACGCGCAACGTGCTGGAAACCAGCCGCCCGGCGGCGCTGTATGTCTCCGGCGGCGACGTGGCGATGGCGGTGGCCAGCGCGCTTAACGCGCAAGGTTTTGCCATAACCGGACAGGTGGCCCAGTGCGTGCCGTTCGGTCGATTTTTGGGTTGTCGCTGGCAGGGGCCAGTCATGACCAAAGCGGGCGGTTTTGGTACTGAAACCACGCTGCTTGAGGTTCTGCATTTTATCGAGGAGAAGATGAGTGACTAATATCATTGCTGTAACGATGGGTGACCCGGCGGGCATCGGCCCGGAAATTATTATTAAATCTCTGACCGAGGGCGAGCTCTCCGGCGCGCCGGTTGTGGTGGTGGGCTGTGCCAGAACCCTGCAACGGGTGCTGGAGAAGGGCATTACCGCGCCGGCGGAGTTACGCGTGATTACCCGCGTCAGCGATGCGCAGTTCGGCCCGGCAATCATCAACGTGCTGGATGAACCGCTGGCCGATCCTGAGGCGTTACAGCCTGGCGTGGTGCAGGCCCAGGCGGGCGATCTGGCCTACCGCTGCGTGCGTCGCGCGACAGAGCTGGCGATGGCGGGCGAGGTGAAAGCCATTGCTACCGCGCCGCTCAACAAAGAGGCGCTGCACCTGGCGGGCCATCACTACCCGGGCCATACCGAGTTGCTGGCGCACCTGACCGACAGCAAAGATTACGCGATGGTGCTCTATACCGATCGGCTGAAGGTGATTCACATCACCACCCATATCGCGTTGCGCAAATTCCTTGATACCCTTAACCAGGATCGGGTAAAAACCGTGATTGGCATTGCAGATACCTTCCTGAGGCGCGTGGGCTATGACAATCCGCGCATCGCCGTGGCCGGGGTTAACCCGCACGCTGGCGAGAACGGCCTGTTTGGTGACGAAGAGATCAGGATAGTCGGCCCGGCCGTTGACGCAATGAAGGCGAAGGGGCTGAACGTCTTTGGGCCATGCCCTCCGGATACGGTGTTTATGCAGTGTCACGAAGGCATGTACGACATGGTGGTGGCGATGTATCACGATCAGGGGCATATTCCGTTAAAACTACTCGGTTTTTACGACGGGGTGAACATCACCGCCGGGCTGCCGTTTATCCGGACTTCCGCCGACCATGGCACCGCGTTCGACATTGCGTGGACAGGTAAAGCGAAGTCTGAGAGCATGACGGTTTCTATCCAGTTAGCGATGCAAATCACACGGGAATAATATGAAGGGATATAGCCGGTTAGAACAGATAATGGACTACCTGAAAGGGCACAATCTGGTGACGGTCGATCAGCTGGTGGCGGCAACGGATGCCTCTCCCGCGACCATTCGCCGCGACCTGATTAAGCTCGATCAGGAGGGCGTCATCAGCCGTACCCACGGCGGCGTCACCCTGAACCGGTTCATCCCTTCTCAGCCCACCACCAGTGAAAAGCTGCACCGCAGCCTGGCGGAAAAACATGACATCGCCTGCGCGGCGGCCCGTTTTGTTAAAGCCGGTGACGCGGTGGTGCTCGATGCGGGCACCACGATGATTGAACTCGCGCGTCAGCTGACCCATCTGCCACTGCGCGTGATCACCAGCGATCTGCATATCGCCCTGTTTTTATCGGAGTTTAAGCAGATCGAGGTGACGATCATCGGCGGGCGCATCGACGATACCAGCCAGTCCTGTATCGGCGAGCATGGCCGCCGGATGCTGCAAAATATCTGGCCGGATATCGCCTTTGTCAGCTGTAACGGCTGGGATCTGGAGCGCGGCATCACCTCCCCGACGGAAGAGAAAGCGGCCCTGAAGCGCGATCTCATCGCCAACGCCCGGCGCCGCGTCCTGCTGGCCGACAGCTCAAAGTATGGCGCCTGGTCGCTGTTTAACGTGGCGCACCTCAACTCCCTGACGGATATCGTCACCGATAAACGTCTGGATGAGGGCGTGCAGCAGACCTTAAGCCAGCTGGATGCCACCCTGACCTTAGCGCCTTAACGGCTCAGGGCAGGCGGGCAATATTGGCCTTAATGACCTCCGCCGAATGGCGGAATTTTTGTTGTTCCTCTTCCGCCAGCTTCAGCTCGATGATCTGCTGGACACCGCTCTGGGCCAGCACCGCAGGTACGCCAATCGCCACGCCTTCCACGCCATACTCACCGTCCAGTACGCAGGAGATCGCCAGCGCCCGGTGGCTGCCGGTGAAAATATTACGGCAGATTTCGGCGATGGTGGCGGCGATGCCGTATTCCGTGCAGCCCTTGCGGGCGTAAATCTCAAAGCCCTGTTTGCGCACGCGTTCGGCCAGTTCATCAAAATCCAGCGTCTGGCCGGTATGGCGTTGATACACTTCGGCAATGGGGGAGCCGTACACCGACGAATGCGACCAGACCGGGAACTGCGTATCGCCGTGCTCCCCAAGGATAAAGGCGTCGATGCTCTGGGCACCGATATCCAGCGCCTGCGCCAGGGTGCGACGCAGACGGGTGGTATCCAGCCAGACCCCGGTACCTATCACCTGATTACGCGGCAGGCCGGAAAGCTGCCAGACCTGCCAGGTGATGATGTCGCACGGGTTGGTGGCGATCAGAAAGATGCCGTTGAATCCACCAGCCATCATCTGCGGGACGATGTTTTTAACGATGCTGGCCGTGGCGGTGAGCTCATCCAGCCGCGTTTGTCCGGGCTTCAGGGCGCCCCCTGAGACGGTGATCACCGCAATATCCACATCGGCGCAGTCGCTCACCTCGCGGGTGGAGATGCTCATCATGCCAGGCATATAGGCGGCTGCGTCGGCCAGATCCCAGGCGTGGCCTTCGCTACGGGCGTGATTGATATCCACCAGCAGCAGCTCCTCGCATATATTCTGATTCAGCAAGGCATAGGCCGCTGAGGTGCCGACGTTTCCGGCCCCGATAATCATCACTTTACGGGCTTTGGTATTCATTATTTTTCCTGAGATTTTATGTCTATACGCACCAAACTAACGCCGCCGGGGCAGGCGGCGCAATGGTCTCAGGCAGCTATAAGTTAAAAATATGCCGCTGCGTTTTTCCTCCGGCGTTAAGGTGGAGAAAAACGACAAAAGGAGCCTGCCATGTATTCCATCACCTCTGAATCCCCCGCCCATCCGGATATCATCACCCTGATTGCAGCCCTGGACCAGTATCAGAGCACCCTGTATCCGGCTGAGAGCAACCATCTGCTGGATCTGACCCAGCTTGCTGAGCAGAGTCTGATTATGATGGTGATCCGCGATCGCCAGCTTAACGCCGTCGGCTGCGGGGCGATCGTGCTGAACGGCGACGGCAGCGGCGAGATGAAGCGGGTCTATATTGATCCGACCCATCGTGGGCAACGGCTGGGCGAGAAGCTGCTGGCAGCCCTGGAAGATGAAGCCCAGAGCCGCGGCTGCCACACCCTGCGACTGGAGACCGGGATCAAGCAGCTGTCGGCCATCCGGCTGTATGAGCGCAGCGGGTACCAGCAGTGCGGGGCGTTTGCGCCCTATGAACCCGACCCGCTGAGCCTGTTTATGGAGAAGCCGCTGGTGGCTGACCTTCGTTTAGCAGTGCTATAAAAGCCTCCAGCTGCCGGGTCATTGCGCCCCGGCGCCACACCAGCCAGGTGGTGAGCCAGCGCCAGTTTTCCGCCAGCGGCCAGGCTTCCACCTGATGATGACCGGGCATGCTTTCCAGCATTGACCGCGGCATCAGCGCGATGCCCGCCCCGGCAATGACGCACGCCAGCATGCCGTGATAGGACTCCATCTCATGAATGCGTCCCGGCGTGGCGCGATCCGCATGAAACCAGCTTTCAAAATGTCGGCGATACGAGCAGTTCGCGCGAAAGGCATAGATATCGCGCCCGCTGATGTCGGTTGCCCGGTCAACCTTAGCATCGCCAGCCGGCACCACCAGCATCATCTCCTCCCGGTAGACCGGCATGCCTTCCAGTTCGGGGTGGCTTAACGGCCCGTCGACAAAGGCCGCGCTCAGGGTGCCTTCCAGCACGCCATCGATCATGGTGCCCGAAGGGCCGGTCGCCAGCGCAAACTGAATGCGCGGGTAGCGCTGGTTAAACTGGGCCAGCGAGGCCGGGATGCGCACGGCTGCGGTGCTCTCCAGCGAGCCGAGGGTGAACAGGCCCTGGGGTTCATCGCCCGCCACCACCATCCGCGCCTCATCCACCAGGGCGAGGATTTGACGGCTGTAGCGTAAAAAGTTATGCCCCGCCGGAGAGAGACGCAGCCGCTGGTTCTCGCGGATGAACAGCTCGACGCCAAGGTCGGCTTCCAGCTGTTTGATGCG contains the following coding sequences:
- a CDS encoding GNAT family N-acetyltransferase, with the protein product MYSITSESPAHPDIITLIAALDQYQSTLYPAESNHLLDLTQLAEQSLIMMVIRDRQLNAVGCGAIVLNGDGSGEMKRVYIDPTHRGQRLGEKLLAALEDEAQSRGCHTLRLETGIKQLSAIRLYERSGYQQCGAFAPYEPDPLSLFMEKPLVADLRLAVL
- the ptrR gene encoding putrescine utilization regulator PtrR gives rise to the protein MDLTQLEMFNAVAQTGSITQAAQKVHRVPSNLTTRIKQLEADLGVELFIRENQRLRLSPAGHNFLRYSRQILALVDEARMVVAGDEPQGLFTLGSLESTAAVRIPASLAQFNQRYPRIQFALATGPSGTMIDGVLEGTLSAAFVDGPLSHPELEGMPVYREEMMLVVPAGDAKVDRATDISGRDIYAFRANCSYRRHFESWFHADRATPGRIHEMESYHGMLACVIAGAGIALMPRSMLESMPGHHQVEAWPLAENWRWLTTWLVWRRGAMTRQLEAFIALLNEGQPPAASP
- the dtnK gene encoding D-threonate kinase — encoded protein: MRVNNLNRDVVVIADDFTGANDAGVSLALSGKKVSVAFKTPFTDTTDALVINSDSRAMKASEAAEKLAQYATDVHAARWLIKKIDSTLRGNPGAEVEALLRLSGKRQAIIAPTFPAAGRTTENGLCLVKGVPVTETEFASDPKTPVRHAHIAAVLAEQTALASVVVKPEQLAAALASEARLVIVDARSDEELDEIIAAAFSCSTRPLLVGSAGLCDALARRLATPRQLLAVIGSMSEIAQQQIRYVRGEDNVSTVLIDINDVFNGAMAGYQQQIAAALAKGQHCLVHTCADTGARHQIDRLCEQRGLSRAALGETISAFLGELTRNVLETSRPAALYVSGGDVAMAVASALNAQGFAITGQVAQCVPFGRFLGCRWQGPVMTKAGGFGTETTLLEVLHFIEEKMSD
- a CDS encoding L-lactate dehydrogenase, whose translation is MNTKARKVMIIGAGNVGTSAAYALLNQNICEELLLVDINHARSEGHAWDLADAAAYMPGMMSISTREVSDCADVDIAVITVSGGALKPGQTRLDELTATASIVKNIVPQMMAGGFNGIFLIATNPCDIITWQVWQLSGLPRNQVIGTGVWLDTTRLRRTLAQALDIGAQSIDAFILGEHGDTQFPVWSHSSVYGSPIAEVYQRHTGQTLDFDELAERVRKQGFEIYARKGCTEYGIAATIAEICRNIFTGSHRALAISCVLDGEYGVEGVAIGVPAVLAQSGVQQIIELKLAEEEQQKFRHSAEVIKANIARLP
- a CDS encoding D-threonate 4-phosphate dehydrogenase, translating into MTNIIAVTMGDPAGIGPEIIIKSLTEGELSGAPVVVVGCARTLQRVLEKGITAPAELRVITRVSDAQFGPAIINVLDEPLADPEALQPGVVQAQAGDLAYRCVRRATELAMAGEVKAIATAPLNKEALHLAGHHYPGHTELLAHLTDSKDYAMVLYTDRLKVIHITTHIALRKFLDTLNQDRVKTVIGIADTFLRRVGYDNPRIAVAGVNPHAGENGLFGDEEIRIVGPAVDAMKAKGLNVFGPCPPDTVFMQCHEGMYDMVVAMYHDQGHIPLKLLGFYDGVNITAGLPFIRTSADHGTAFDIAWTGKAKSESMTVSIQLAMQITRE
- a CDS encoding DeoR/GlpR family DNA-binding transcription regulator; translated protein: MKGYSRLEQIMDYLKGHNLVTVDQLVAATDASPATIRRDLIKLDQEGVISRTHGGVTLNRFIPSQPTTSEKLHRSLAEKHDIACAAARFVKAGDAVVLDAGTTMIELARQLTHLPLRVITSDLHIALFLSEFKQIEVTIIGGRIDDTSQSCIGEHGRRMLQNIWPDIAFVSCNGWDLERGITSPTEEKAALKRDLIANARRRVLLADSSKYGAWSLFNVAHLNSLTDIVTDKRLDEGVQQTLSQLDATLTLAP
- a CDS encoding iron-containing alcohol dehydrogenase gives rise to the protein MLTINSTIISGAGAIPALAPLLAGKTRLLLVTDGNIARLDAARAIRTLLEADNRSLSVIESVPPEPTHHDVHALLAGIDDTAFDLVVGVGGGSVLDVAKLLSVLCHPASPGLDALLAGEKPTERLASLLIPASAGTGSEATPNAILAIPEQSTKIGIISPVLLPDYVALLPELTTSMPPHIASSTGIDALCHLIECFTATVANPVSDNAALIGLRKLVNNIETACAEPHNLTAKLEMLWASYYGGVAIAHAGTHLVHALSYPLGGKYHLPHGVANAILLAPCMRVVRPDAVEKFAQVWDLVPGADTSLSAEEKSHALVAWFAALVRRLNLPDNLETLGVPRDDIASLSDAALNVKRLMNNAPRQVSHAEVQGIYQTLFPEN